Part of the Candidatus Neomarinimicrobiota bacterium genome is shown below.
GGTGGTGCTGGCAGTTATTTTCATCTATCTAATTCTCGAGGGTACCCTGACTGGTGTTTGGGCCTGGGTACTGGGCATACTGGGCATTATTTTCCTGCTGACCAGCCTGGCAAGCTTCTGTCCTGTTTACAAGCTGCTTGGTGTCTCAACCCTCAAAAAGGCGCAGGGAGGCGAGAGCACCTAAGAATATCTGCAAGCAGTTGCCCCGCTTACCAGCGCTTGGGGATTCTCTCAGGAGATGGGGGGATGGTGTTAATGCTTTCGTTTGGCCGAATATAAATCCGGTGTCTAAATTTTTATATTATGAATTGGGATAGTGAGCACACAGCCAAGCAAGACGGACGCCGCCAGGTCCGTTTTGCATTTCTAGCTACCCTTGG
Proteins encoded:
- a CDS encoding DUF2892 domain-containing protein — its product is MTSNMGAIDRIIRVVLAVIFIYLILEGTLTGVWAWVLGILGIIFLLTSLASFCPVYKLLGVSTLKKAQGGEST